The DNA segment aaaagaaaagaaaaaattgtttaattaatttatcatttttcttttatatattattttttttttcaattttaactcatccaaaattaattatatatgtatttaaatttctatcatcataaaaattatacaaaacaCAATAACACCTATTTTCGCTAATCTATATATAAAGTTTACATAATCTATATTAAGtatgttaataaaataatatgtcTTTTTGTATTGTTTATACATAacaaattatgaatattttattaaaataataaataaaattattgtttttacttattttttttccaataaaataattatatttttctcctctttttcttcatctgACCAAACGCACCGTCAGTGACCGACAAAACATACAGTAAGTTGTTGGGTTGGATTCATCCATTTGCGTGCCGCCGCTGACACCGTGGATTGTGCGAAACAGTTACTGCAACTTACTTTTACTTGGGAACAGTGATGATTGACACGTGTAGCATTACTGCAGCTCTTCACATTAATTAGCCATGCAAGCAATCAGAGACCCAGTGCAAATCATTGAATTATCTTCCAAACCTCATGCCAAGTACCCAACGACAATGTCACCATCCAGCACAGAAGCACATGGTCATTCAAATCAGCCCACCCACCAAAATCAACCCACTTCAATTCTCATAAAGCACCATCCTCATCTTCTCTCCCACTCAACTATATAAACACCACACCTCATCACTTCTCTTCACCACCCACATCACAAAGCAACACCAAGAAGATATCGTATACCACTTCTCTCCCCTTTTAGAGAAACATTCTTTCTGCGACTATGGCCAGCGTGAAGGTTGCATGCGTGGTTGTAATGTTCATGGCTGTGGTGAGTGCACCTATGATGGTGCAGGCCGTTACATGCAACGATGTGATAATGCAACTCACACCGTGCCTACCTTACTTGATGAATGGTGGAGGGGCTTCAGCAGGGTGTTGTAGCGGAGTGAGGAACCTTCTGGGTGCTGCGGGAACCACCGCTGACAAACAAACTGTCTGCAACTGTCTCAAAAATGCTGCTGGCAGGTTTAACATCAATGACCAGTATGCTCAGGCACTCCCTGGCGTCTGCCATGTCAATGTCCCTTACAAGATCAGCCGCTCGACCAACTGTGCAAAGTACGTTTAAACTCTCCATGCATCTCACTCACAGTTTCT comes from the Phaseolus vulgaris cultivar G19833 chromosome 8, P. vulgaris v2.0, whole genome shotgun sequence genome and includes:
- the LOC137824156 gene encoding non-specific lipid-transfer protein-like, producing the protein MASVKVACVVVMFMAVVSAPMMVQAVTCNDVIMQLTPCLPYLMNGGGASAGCCSGVRNLLGAAGTTADKQTVCNCLKNAAGRFNINDQYAQALPGVCHVNVPYKISRSTNCANIRF